The Dehalococcoidia bacterium genome has a window encoding:
- a CDS encoding EAL domain-containing protein: MKKLLRQGPFMCAFLHGQGEEAVVYDCSPSLLSRLNRRRSEVVGRPFGRLFSPAGDEASPPSPDVVGEPRRGYLCGRGGEAVPVLLWLAPMDDGARDMVAFMVDVSDLDRRQRELDDRSKWLESILDAIRDAVWVLDREERIVFANRSFAFSTGFRMEELLGKHITVVLPEDQLQRARQVNRSHIRGEAPPAPYELEVRARDGRIIPIEVHINPVRQGGRVVGLIGVSRDISERRRLQHQLAQMARTDPLTGVLNRRAFMEEVEREMVRSRREGKPCALLFIDLDGFKEVNDQLGHRAGDQLLRTVVERVRQAVRQPDVVGRLGGDEFGVLLPDTDGRGAAVVASRILDTLECPVLLFGQGVPAVASVGVALFPDHANDAEELLARADVAMYKAKAEGGRRAVVYEPGEAEARRLQSRLSWEGRVRAAMAEGRLRLYCQPIVDLRSGRVDRYELLLRLLEDGEVIPAGAFLPAIERTELIRQIDQWVVEQALALLRRLEADGQSVCLHMDIHINISGRTLGQNGATEAIDRAVREAAPSPGRLVFEVTETADIADLEGARQFMLRMKELGCAFAADDFGVGYNSLQRLRLLPFDFIKIDGSFVAGMTENEADRRLVRAIAAAARAVGMESIAEQVEDEATLSALRKCRVDYAQGYWAGLPRPVEEVWPSAASAN; encoded by the coding sequence TTGAAGAAGTTGCTGCGCCAGGGACCCTTCATGTGTGCCTTTTTGCACGGCCAAGGGGAGGAGGCGGTGGTCTACGACTGCTCACCCTCACTGCTCTCGCGCCTCAACCGTCGCCGCAGCGAGGTGGTGGGCCGGCCATTCGGCCGCCTCTTCTCGCCCGCCGGAGACGAGGCCAGCCCTCCATCGCCGGACGTGGTGGGCGAACCGCGGCGGGGCTATCTCTGCGGAAGGGGCGGTGAGGCGGTCCCGGTGCTCCTGTGGCTGGCGCCCATGGACGATGGCGCTCGGGACATGGTGGCCTTCATGGTGGACGTTTCCGACCTGGACCGCAGGCAGCGGGAGCTGGACGACCGCAGTAAGTGGCTGGAGTCCATCCTCGATGCCATCCGTGACGCCGTCTGGGTGCTGGACAGGGAGGAGCGCATCGTCTTCGCCAACCGCAGCTTCGCCTTCAGCACGGGCTTCCGCATGGAAGAGCTGCTGGGCAAGCACATCACTGTGGTGCTGCCCGAGGACCAGCTGCAGCGGGCGCGTCAGGTGAATCGGAGCCACATCCGCGGCGAGGCACCGCCCGCCCCGTACGAGCTGGAGGTGCGCGCCCGCGATGGCCGCATCATCCCCATCGAGGTGCACATCAATCCGGTGCGGCAGGGAGGTCGAGTGGTGGGCCTGATCGGCGTATCGCGGGACATATCCGAACGCAGGCGCTTGCAGCACCAGCTGGCCCAGATGGCCCGAACCGACCCCCTGACGGGCGTGCTCAATCGTCGGGCCTTCATGGAGGAGGTGGAGCGGGAGATGGTGCGCTCGCGCCGGGAGGGGAAGCCCTGTGCGCTCCTGTTCATCGACCTGGACGGCTTCAAGGAGGTTAACGACCAGCTGGGGCACCGGGCGGGCGACCAGTTGCTGCGGACGGTGGTGGAGAGGGTGCGTCAGGCGGTTCGCCAACCGGACGTGGTAGGCCGTCTGGGAGGCGACGAGTTCGGCGTCCTGCTGCCTGACACCGATGGCCGCGGCGCGGCGGTGGTGGCCAGCCGCATCCTGGACACCCTGGAGTGCCCGGTGCTCCTGTTCGGGCAGGGGGTGCCGGCAGTGGCCAGCGTCGGCGTGGCCCTCTTCCCCGACCATGCCAACGACGCCGAGGAATTGCTGGCCCGGGCCGATGTGGCCATGTACAAGGCGAAGGCCGAAGGTGGCCGCCGGGCCGTCGTCTACGAGCCGGGCGAGGCCGAGGCCCGACGCCTCCAGTCTCGTCTCTCCTGGGAGGGACGGGTGCGGGCAGCCATGGCCGAGGGCCGCCTCCGCCTTTACTGCCAGCCTATCGTCGATCTGCGCAGCGGCCGGGTCGACCGCTACGAGCTGTTGCTGCGCCTGCTGGAGGACGGGGAGGTCATCCCCGCCGGCGCCTTCCTGCCCGCCATCGAGCGCACCGAACTGATACGACAGATCGACCAGTGGGTGGTGGAGCAGGCGCTGGCCCTGCTGCGGCGACTGGAGGCCGACGGTCAGTCAGTCTGCCTTCACATGGACATCCACATCAACATCTCGGGGCGGACCCTGGGCCAGAACGGGGCGACGGAGGCCATCGATAGGGCGGTGCGGGAGGCCGCACCCAGTCCCGGCCGCCTGGTTTTCGAGGTGACCGAGACCGCTGACATCGCCGATCTGGAAGGGGCCCGCCAGTTCATGCTACGCATGAAGGAGCTTGGCTGCGCCTTCGCTGCCGACGACTTCGGCGTGGGCTACAACTCCCTCCAGCGCCTCCGCCTGCTGCCCTTCGACTTCATCAAGATCGATGGCTCTTTCGTGGCCGGCATGACCGAGAACGAGGCCGACCGTAGGCTGGTGCGGGCCATCGCGGCTGCGGCGCGGGCCGTGGGCATGGAGTCCATAGCCGAGCAGGTGGAGGACGAGGCCACCCTGTCGGCGCTGCGCAAGTGTCGCGTCGACTACGCTCAGGGCTACTGGGCCGGGCTGCCCAGGCCTGTCGAGGAGGTATGGCCTAGTGCCGCCTCGGCCAATTGA
- a CDS encoding ABC transporter permease, producing the protein MARVDELAAPPLRGEVPLPTYRTTLRRLWAVARRNKLGTLGFVLVLLILAVAALSPVIKRYDENHQFQRPNPDFNPNASALEIARNPNLGSPFILDRWQAPSWKHWLGTDQYGRDIYARIVVGARLAVIIGFGASLISVLSGTITGLISGYFGGRVDFFLQRVVDGVQAFPPLVLLLLLVSVLEEPNLALTVVALGFLGWAYSTRVMRSVVLSVSASTFVEAARAAGAGPLRIMFRHVLPNVLATMVVIFSISIGVYILAEAGLSFLGLGPADQTTWGKMVNTGRNQLDSHPWEALFSGLAITIAVLAFNLAGDALRDELDPRLRGRT; encoded by the coding sequence ATGGCACGAGTAGACGAGCTGGCGGCACCCCCGTTGCGGGGAGAGGTGCCCCTGCCCACCTACCGCACCACCCTGCGTCGGCTTTGGGCGGTGGCCCGCCGCAACAAGCTGGGCACCCTCGGCTTCGTGCTGGTGCTGCTCATCCTGGCGGTAGCCGCTCTGTCGCCCGTAATCAAGCGCTATGACGAGAACCACCAGTTCCAGCGTCCCAACCCGGACTTCAACCCCAACGCCAGCGCCCTGGAGATTGCCCGCAACCCCAACCTGGGCAGCCCCTTCATCCTGGACCGCTGGCAGGCGCCCAGCTGGAAGCACTGGCTGGGCACCGACCAGTACGGCAGGGACATCTACGCCCGTATCGTGGTAGGGGCGCGACTGGCGGTCATCATCGGCTTCGGCGCCTCCCTCATCTCGGTGCTGAGCGGCACCATAACCGGCCTCATCTCCGGCTACTTCGGAGGGAGGGTAGACTTCTTCCTGCAGCGGGTCGTGGACGGAGTCCAGGCCTTCCCGCCGCTGGTGTTGCTCCTGCTATTGGTATCCGTCTTGGAGGAACCCAACCTGGCCCTGACGGTGGTGGCCCTGGGCTTCCTGGGCTGGGCATACTCCACACGGGTGATGCGCTCGGTGGTGCTCAGCGTGTCGGCCAGCACCTTCGTCGAGGCAGCGCGAGCGGCCGGGGCCGGGCCGCTGCGCATCATGTTCCGTCATGTACTGCCCAACGTGCTGGCCACCATGGTAGTGATATTCTCCATCAGCATCGGCGTCTACATCCTGGCCGAGGCAGGCCTCTCCTTCCTGGGACTGGGGCCAGCCGACCAGACCACCTGGGGGAAGATGGTCAACACGGGCCGCAACCAGTTGGACAGCCACCCGTGGGAGGCCCTCTTCTCCGGCCTGGCGATAACCATAGCTGTGCTGGCCTTCAACCTGGCCGGCGACGCCCTCCGCGACGAGCTGGACCCGCGTTTGCGGGGCCGAACCTAG
- a CDS encoding ABC transporter permease, with protein sequence MTAYIIRRLLMNLVVLWVVVSVVFVTTNMLPGDFALRQVATNLELQDYSQAVQEARRILGLDKPLWQRYGEFIGGLVTLDLGHSYETRRSTWAELGDRLPSTLELGAMILFFTFLISIPVGIISAIRQNTWLDFILRGFAIFNVATPAFVIAVLLTLVVLKLDLFRIDVVGRPHFWTDPEAALKLYIIPGLAGGLTSGAGIMRLLRSQMLEVMRNDYVRTAFAKGLREGTVWLRHALKNAMLPVLTVMGFSIAGIVSGQIILENMFNIDGVGRFLYTRLILRDLPPFQGTVVIIAFVVVTVNLLVDIAYAWLDPRIRYAD encoded by the coding sequence GTGACGGCCTACATCATCCGCCGCCTGTTGATGAACCTGGTGGTGCTCTGGGTGGTGGTGTCGGTCGTATTCGTCACCACCAACATGCTGCCGGGGGACTTCGCCTTGCGGCAGGTGGCCACCAACCTGGAGCTGCAGGACTACAGCCAGGCAGTACAGGAGGCGCGTCGTATCCTGGGGCTGGACAAGCCCCTGTGGCAGCGCTACGGGGAGTTCATCGGCGGTCTGGTGACCCTGGACCTGGGCCACTCCTACGAGACTCGCCGCAGCACCTGGGCCGAGCTGGGTGACCGCCTCCCCTCCACTCTGGAACTGGGGGCCATGATCCTCTTCTTCACCTTCCTCATCAGCATCCCGGTGGGGATCATAAGCGCCATCCGCCAGAACACCTGGCTGGACTTCATCCTGCGAGGGTTCGCCATCTTCAACGTGGCGACCCCCGCCTTCGTCATCGCCGTGCTGCTGACGCTGGTGGTGCTGAAGCTGGACCTGTTCCGCATCGACGTGGTGGGGCGCCCCCATTTCTGGACCGATCCCGAGGCGGCCCTCAAGCTCTACATCATCCCCGGCCTGGCGGGAGGTCTCACCTCCGGCGCCGGCATAATGCGGCTGCTTCGCTCCCAGATGCTGGAGGTGATGCGCAACGACTACGTGCGTACCGCCTTCGCCAAGGGGCTGCGCGAGGGCACGGTCTGGCTGCGTCACGCCCTCAAGAACGCCATGCTGCCGGTGCTGACAGTGATGGGGTTCTCCATCGCCGGCATCGTCAGTGGCCAGATCATCCTCGAGAACATGTTCAATATCGACGGGGTGGGGCGCTTTCTCTACACTCGCCTCATCCTGCGAGACCTGCCTCCCTTCCAGGGGACGGTGGTCATCATCGCCTTCGTGGTGGTGACGGTGAACCTGCTGGTGGACATCGCCTATGCCTGGCTGGACCCGCGCATCCGTTACGCCGACTGA
- the otsB gene encoding trehalose-phosphatase produces the protein MAEPLPDPESLASLLPRPLGLFSDVDGTLSPIAPTPGAARLPSSILELLEALAAVGVLVALLSGRRAEELRRWVGLEGIVYVGSHGLERWEEGRMRTVPGLGRYRRLARAALAELQRLDLPGLLLEDKEVGVAVHYRLSPSPEAAREAVLAAITASPACRSFWVLEGKMVLELRPPVGADKGTAALELARRHHLRGVLALGDDVTDVPMFRRLRRASGLRAVCVAVASPETPPLVLELAHYRVEGVEGVETLLRGLLRAFAPGPPPINP, from the coding sequence ATGGCCGAGCCGCTGCCGGACCCCGAGTCGTTGGCCTCCCTCCTTCCCCGTCCCCTGGGACTGTTCTCGGACGTGGACGGCACCCTGTCGCCCATCGCTCCCACTCCCGGAGCGGCTAGGCTGCCCTCGTCCATCCTCGAGCTGCTGGAGGCGTTGGCGGCCGTCGGCGTGCTGGTGGCGCTCCTCTCGGGGCGGCGGGCGGAGGAGCTGCGGCGCTGGGTGGGGCTGGAGGGCATCGTCTACGTGGGCAGTCACGGCCTGGAGCGGTGGGAGGAAGGGCGGATGCGAACGGTGCCCGGGCTGGGCCGTTACCGTCGTCTGGCCCGCGCCGCCCTGGCCGAGCTGCAGCGGCTGGACCTGCCGGGCCTGCTCCTGGAGGACAAGGAGGTCGGGGTGGCCGTCCACTACCGGCTCTCGCCTTCCCCCGAGGCTGCCCGGGAGGCGGTGCTGGCGGCTATCACCGCCTCCCCCGCCTGCCGCTCCTTCTGGGTGCTGGAAGGGAAGATGGTCCTGGAGCTGAGGCCGCCCGTAGGGGCCGACAAGGGCACCGCCGCCCTGGAGCTGGCGCGACGCCACCATCTGCGGGGGGTGCTGGCCCTGGGCGACGATGTCACCGATGTACCCATGTTCCGCCGCCTGCGGCGGGCCTCCGGCCTGCGGGCGGTTTGTGTGGCGGTGGCCAGCCCCGAGACACCGCCTCTCGTGCTGGAGCTGGCCCACTACCGGGTGGAGGGCGTGGAGGGGGTGGAAACGCTGCTGCGGGGGCTGCTCAGGGCCTTTGCCCCTGGGCCACCGCCCATAAATCCCTGA
- a CDS encoding YifB family Mg chelatase-like AAA ATPase gives MLAKVNTCAVVGLDGAIVEVEVDISQGLPSFTIVGLPDTAVQEARERVRSAIRNSGLQFPQRRITVNLAPADLRKEGPAYDLPIAVGVLLASGQLAADLTDAVLLGELALDGQVRHTDGVLAMAAIARDQGFRRAFVPEADAGEAALVDGIQVLPVPTLARLVAHLQGEEPLPALAGGAALEAVDAPWDGVDLAHIRGQEHAKRALEVAAAGGHNLLFIGPPGAGKTLLARALPGILPPMTPEEALEVTKIYSVAGLLPPGRPLIVQRPFRAPHHTISHAGLVGGGRVPRPGEITLSHRGVLFLDELPEFPHLVLEAIRQPLEDRTVTVSRAQGNVTFPASFMLVAAMNPCPCGYYGDSGRPCTCSEAAIARYQRRISGPLLDRIDLFVHVPRVEEEKLLSEEAVAEPSAAVRMRVEQARQLQRQRFQGTGITCNAEMGPVEVREHCQRHLDEGARSLLSLALGRLALSARAFHRVLKVARTIADLSGAETISASHVAEALQYRQRSSTGPG, from the coding sequence ATGCTGGCCAAGGTCAACACCTGCGCGGTGGTGGGCCTCGACGGGGCTATCGTCGAGGTGGAGGTCGATATCAGCCAGGGCCTGCCCTCCTTCACCATCGTCGGACTGCCCGACACCGCCGTGCAGGAGGCTCGTGAGCGAGTCCGCTCGGCCATCCGCAATTCGGGACTGCAGTTCCCCCAGCGGCGCATAACCGTCAACCTGGCCCCTGCCGACCTGCGAAAGGAAGGGCCCGCCTACGACCTGCCCATCGCCGTGGGGGTGCTGCTGGCATCGGGCCAGCTGGCGGCCGACCTGACCGACGCCGTCCTGCTGGGCGAGCTGGCGCTGGACGGCCAGGTTCGCCACACCGACGGCGTGCTGGCCATGGCTGCCATCGCCCGCGATCAGGGCTTTCGCAGGGCCTTCGTGCCCGAAGCCGATGCCGGCGAGGCGGCCCTGGTAGACGGCATTCAGGTGCTGCCGGTGCCCACCCTGGCCCGCCTGGTGGCCCACCTGCAAGGAGAGGAGCCGTTGCCGGCGCTGGCTGGCGGGGCGGCGCTGGAAGCTGTCGATGCGCCCTGGGACGGGGTGGACCTGGCCCACATCCGCGGACAGGAGCACGCCAAGCGAGCGCTGGAAGTGGCGGCCGCCGGCGGTCACAACCTCCTGTTCATCGGTCCCCCGGGAGCTGGCAAGACGCTGCTGGCCCGTGCCCTGCCCGGGATCCTGCCACCCATGACCCCCGAGGAAGCGCTGGAGGTGACCAAGATCTACTCGGTGGCGGGGCTGCTGCCCCCCGGGCGACCGCTGATTGTGCAGCGGCCCTTCCGCGCCCCTCACCATACTATCTCCCATGCTGGCCTGGTGGGCGGCGGCCGCGTCCCCCGTCCTGGCGAGATAACCCTCAGCCACCGAGGGGTGCTGTTCCTGGACGAGCTGCCCGAGTTCCCCCACTTGGTGCTGGAGGCCATACGTCAGCCGCTGGAGGATCGCACGGTAACGGTGAGCCGTGCACAGGGCAATGTCACCTTTCCAGCCAGCTTCATGCTGGTGGCGGCCATGAACCCGTGCCCCTGTGGCTACTACGGCGACTCGGGACGCCCCTGCACCTGCAGCGAGGCGGCCATCGCCCGCTACCAGCGGCGCATCTCGGGGCCGCTGCTGGACCGCATAGACCTCTTCGTGCACGTGCCGAGGGTGGAGGAAGAGAAGCTGCTATCGGAGGAGGCGGTGGCCGAGCCTTCGGCGGCGGTGAGGATGCGGGTGGAGCAGGCGCGGCAGCTCCAGAGGCAGCGCTTCCAGGGCACCGGCATCACCTGCAACGCCGAGATGGGCCCCGTGGAGGTGAGGGAACACTGTCAGAGACACCTGGACGAGGGCGCTCGCTCCCTGCTCTCGCTGGCGCTGGGGCGGCTGGCCCTGTCGGCGCGGGCCTTCCATCGCGTCCTGAAGGTGGCCCGCACCATCGCCGATCTTTCGGGCGCCGAGACCATATCCGCCTCTCATGTGGCTGAAGCCCTCCAGTACCGCCAGCGGTCTTCCACAGGGCCAGGCTGA
- a CDS encoding (2Fe-2S)-binding protein, protein MADKVPITVTVNGVQHRHEVEPRLLLVHYLRDVLRLTGTHVGCDTSQCGACTVLLDGQAVKSCTVLAVQADGCEVTTIEGLGRDGQLHPLQEAFWEKHGLQCGFCTPGMIMAAYDLLSRRPDPSEEDVRHALEGNYCRCTGYHNIVQAVLYAAEKMRGTR, encoded by the coding sequence ATGGCCGACAAGGTGCCCATCACCGTTACAGTGAACGGCGTGCAGCACCGACACGAGGTGGAGCCCCGCCTGCTCCTGGTCCACTACCTGCGGGACGTCCTGCGCCTCACTGGCACTCATGTGGGCTGCGACACCAGCCAGTGCGGCGCCTGCACCGTGCTGCTGGACGGCCAGGCCGTCAAGTCCTGCACCGTGCTGGCCGTCCAGGCCGACGGCTGTGAGGTGACGACCATCGAAGGGCTGGGCAGAGACGGACAGCTCCACCCCCTTCAGGAGGCCTTCTGGGAGAAGCACGGCCTGCAATGCGGCTTCTGCACGCCGGGCATGATCATGGCCGCCTACGACCTGCTTTCGCGGCGTCCCGACCCCAGCGAGGAGGATGTCCGACACGCCCTGGAGGGGAACTACTGCCGCTGCACGGGCTACCACAACATCGTCCAAGCAGTCCTCTACGCCGCCGAGAAGATGCGGGGCACCCGCTAA
- a CDS encoding ABC transporter substrate-binding protein → MADSNYWQRWSQSRLTRRRFLAGAATLGAGALAYTMVGCRESRPSGTPAAQETPAGPTRGGVVRAVLLGGNVFDSVDVHRAFGDPTSWLSNYVLNKIVRYKNPDTGEIEGDLAERFEIIDGANYVFHIRRDVYWQDTPITGGRQLTAEDIRWHIERQKAGRLSDGSQASFRHQSFYQQVVRVETPDQFTVRVTLQNPRGTFLDRLANYFSTVPNREATERFEKNHTVITEEAMPATGAFILRRWRSGEEIRFERNPKYFRQGRPYVDGWIYPTGLFEDTNAWRIAFEQKQVDTFYSSDPNLPKSIIDSRPGQMYEVLTGVGNTVFMHLNMNQQFKDVRLVKALHMAFDRRAAIQAFHQGLGQVSGPVPWLQEGFAIPPGDLANLDGYRTNRDEDIRNARQLWQAAGGPALGEINIKVPDTWLAVWPDTVQIIPNMLNQALGVNQFRSTRTSYNEEIIPNLFNGQFPNWFGWTSQVTGPDPRETLFSVFHPSGSQNFQKVNNPELTRLLEAAIAETDYRRAVDLVRQIQRILIDNGQYGNVVLYNYILRTAVWNYFRGALKQPPRPGEPALGYNIFAGHLTADEMWLNSNDPTFQGRANVSL, encoded by the coding sequence ATGGCCGACAGCAACTACTGGCAGCGGTGGTCCCAGTCTCGTCTGACCCGTCGACGCTTCCTGGCCGGGGCAGCCACGTTGGGAGCTGGCGCCCTGGCCTACACCATGGTAGGCTGCCGCGAGTCGCGCCCCAGCGGAACCCCGGCCGCCCAGGAGACGCCCGCCGGCCCCACCCGCGGCGGCGTCGTGCGGGCGGTCCTTCTGGGGGGCAACGTCTTCGACTCGGTGGACGTGCACCGGGCCTTTGGCGACCCCACCTCCTGGCTCTCCAACTACGTGCTCAACAAGATCGTCCGCTACAAGAACCCTGACACGGGCGAGATCGAGGGCGACCTGGCGGAGCGGTTCGAGATCATCGACGGCGCCAACTATGTGTTCCACATCCGCCGCGACGTCTACTGGCAGGACACGCCCATCACCGGCGGGCGCCAGCTCACTGCCGAAGACATCCGCTGGCACATCGAGCGCCAGAAGGCGGGCCGCCTGAGCGACGGCAGCCAGGCATCCTTCCGCCACCAGTCCTTCTACCAGCAGGTGGTGCGGGTCGAGACGCCCGACCAGTTCACGGTCCGTGTCACCCTGCAGAACCCGCGGGGCACCTTCCTCGACCGCCTGGCCAACTACTTCAGCACCGTCCCCAACCGGGAGGCCACGGAAAGGTTCGAGAAGAACCACACCGTCATCACCGAGGAGGCCATGCCCGCCACGGGCGCCTTCATCCTGCGGCGCTGGCGCTCTGGCGAGGAGATCAGGTTCGAACGCAATCCCAAGTACTTCCGCCAGGGCCGGCCCTACGTGGACGGCTGGATCTATCCCACGGGCCTGTTCGAGGACACCAACGCCTGGCGAATCGCCTTCGAGCAGAAGCAGGTGGACACCTTCTACAGCTCTGACCCCAACCTGCCCAAGTCCATCATCGACTCCCGCCCGGGCCAGATGTATGAGGTGCTGACGGGTGTGGGCAACACCGTTTTCATGCACCTCAACATGAACCAGCAGTTCAAGGACGTGCGTCTGGTCAAGGCGCTGCACATGGCCTTCGACCGCCGGGCTGCCATCCAGGCCTTCCACCAGGGGCTGGGCCAGGTGAGCGGTCCCGTGCCCTGGCTGCAGGAGGGCTTCGCCATCCCGCCGGGCGATTTGGCCAACCTGGACGGCTACCGCACCAACCGCGACGAGGACATCCGCAACGCCCGGCAGCTCTGGCAAGCGGCCGGCGGCCCTGCCCTGGGCGAAATCAACATCAAGGTGCCCGACACCTGGCTGGCGGTGTGGCCCGACACCGTCCAGATCATCCCCAACATGCTCAACCAGGCCTTGGGGGTCAACCAGTTCCGCTCTACCCGCACCAGCTACAACGAGGAGATCATTCCGAACCTGTTCAACGGCCAGTTCCCCAACTGGTTCGGGTGGACGTCCCAGGTCACCGGCCCCGACCCTCGGGAGACCCTCTTCTCCGTCTTCCACCCCAGCGGCTCCCAGAACTTCCAGAAGGTGAACAACCCCGAACTGACACGGCTGCTGGAGGCCGCCATCGCCGAGACCGACTACCGACGGGCGGTGGACCTGGTGCGCCAGATCCAGCGCATCCTCATCGACAACGGTCAGTACGGCAACGTGGTGCTCTACAACTACATCCTGCGCACCGCCGTCTGGAACTACTTCCGGGGTGCCCTGAAGCAGCCGCCACGGCCCGGCGAGCCAGCCCTGGGCTACAACATCTTCGCTGGCCACCTGACGGCCGACGAGATGTGGCTCAACTCCAACGACCCCACCTTCCAGGGGAGGGCCAACGTCAGCCTGTGA
- a CDS encoding patatin-like phospholipase family protein: MKGLALVLGGGGPVGIAWETGIIAGLAEEGVDLLRAELIIGTSAGSVVGAQLALGRHPSQMLQAQLAAEARSEGDRPLQEAAQANMQAFLEMFTRLRLGSGRPEDLRREIGAFALRAQTISEETWLAGFGRTLGEAPWPERDFRCTAVDAEDGSFMVWTRESGVPLVRAVASSCAVPGIFPPVTINGRRYMDGGVRSGTNADLARGWPKVVVLSVMGARRNDPLAENARLVLERELKALEESGSQVFLIRPDEASLDAFGLNLMDFRRRRGAAEAGYRQGKAEAARLRALLA, translated from the coding sequence ATGAAGGGACTGGCCCTTGTCCTGGGGGGCGGCGGGCCTGTGGGGATTGCCTGGGAAACGGGCATCATTGCCGGGCTGGCGGAGGAAGGCGTAGACCTGTTGCGAGCAGAGCTGATAATCGGCACCTCGGCAGGGTCGGTGGTGGGGGCCCAGTTGGCCCTGGGACGCCACCCCTCCCAGATGCTGCAGGCCCAACTGGCCGCCGAGGCACGGTCCGAAGGCGACAGGCCCCTGCAGGAGGCGGCCCAGGCCAACATGCAGGCCTTCCTGGAGATGTTCACCCGCCTGCGTCTGGGCAGCGGCAGGCCCGAGGACCTGCGACGCGAGATCGGGGCCTTCGCCCTTCGCGCCCAGACCATCAGCGAGGAGACCTGGCTCGCCGGCTTCGGTCGCACCCTGGGCGAGGCCCCGTGGCCGGAGCGGGACTTCCGCTGCACGGCAGTGGACGCCGAGGACGGCTCCTTTATGGTCTGGACACGGGAATCGGGGGTTCCGCTGGTGAGGGCGGTGGCCTCCAGCTGCGCCGTGCCGGGCATCTTCCCGCCGGTCACCATCAACGGCCGCCGGTACATGGACGGCGGGGTGCGCTCGGGCACCAACGCCGACCTGGCCCGCGGCTGGCCCAAGGTGGTGGTCCTCTCGGTGATGGGTGCACGACGCAACGACCCGCTGGCCGAGAACGCTCGCCTCGTCCTGGAGCGGGAACTGAAGGCCCTGGAGGAGTCGGGCAGCCAGGTTTTCCTCATCCGGCCCGACGAGGCGTCGCTGGATGCCTTCGGCCTGAACCTGATGGACTTCCGCCGCAGGCGGGGGGCAGCCGAGGCCGGCTACCGTCAGGGGAAGGCCGAAGCGGCACGGCTGCGCGCCCTTCTAGCCTGA